The Blautia obeum ATCC 29174 region ATCGAAACGTTGTGACGGAACTGCTGAAAGATATGGAGGGATAGACATGGAAATTGATGGACAGGTAACGATCAGCCTGAAGACATTTAACCAGCTTCAGAACAGGGCAAAGCAGGCGGACGAACTGAAAAAGAAAATGCAGGATCTGCAAGAGGAGATCACAGACATTATTGATCAGATTGACGAATCGGAAGCGGAACCGATCTTTCGTGAAATTGATGATAGTAATATGACGGATAAACAGATACAGAAAAGGTTCGATGAAGCGATTGCGAAGTTTAGGATCATTCTGGATCCGGAGAAGACAAAGCGTTTGATTCAGAAGTACATAGAAAAAGACAGAAGTGATTCACACGCGGATGTGAAGAACGCAAGCCGGAATGTGCTGGAACAGATAACGATCACGATGAAAGCAGAGGAGGAATAAACATGGCAGCAGGATGGAGCGTAATGGATGCCTTAAATAAAAACAGCAAGGCAGCAGCAGAAGAGAAACCGAAAGCAAGATTCCGGACACGGGACATTAGCATCCGGAAGATTTACAGCAATGACAGAAATTTTTATTCGATGCCGGGAATTGAACAGCTGGCACAGGAGATCTTGGCGGTTGGTCTGATGGAAAATATGACAGTGGCATATGCACCGTGTGAACGCGGAGAATATAAGATCATCGCCGGGGAAAGAAGATGGCGCGCATTGAATTTGTTACTGGAAAAGGGATATGAAGATTTTGAAACGGTGACATGCCAGATCAAAAGCGCAGCTGAAGAGAATGAAGAAATGGTACAGCTGATCATTGCGAATGCGTATCGTGACAAGACGATCGTGGACATGTTGGAAGAGGAAAAACGCCTGAAGGAATCGCTTCAGTACATGAAAGATAATGGATTGACGCTTCAGGGGTACAAACTGGACAGCGGACGTCTGCGTGATGTGATCGCTTCAATCATGAACACGACAGGAACGAAGATTGCACAGATTGAAAGTATTAACAAGCATTTGATTCCGGAATTTTCGGCAGAACTGAAAGAAGGTCGCCTGACCTTCTCAGCAGCATATGAAATTAGCGGAATGGCAGAGGATAAGCAGATGGAACTGCTGGAAAAGTACAAAGAAGGCGGACTGTCATTAAAAGAAGTGAAACAGGCAAAGAAAGAGATCGAAGAAGCAGCAGAGAAAGCAGAAATTCCGGGACAGATGAATTTGCCGGAAGATCCGGAGGAATGGGAGCAGGAGGAAGCAGAAGAGGAGCAGGAAGAAGAATGGCAGCAGGCACATCCGGAAAGCATCACATCACTTTGCTATTCATGCCAGCGATATTCAGAATGCAACGTGAAAACAGGGACATGTCAGGACTGTGATCGTTATGTTGATAAGGCGGAAGCTGAAAAGACGCCGGAACAGCGATATGACGAGGAACAGGCGGCAATCGACAGGAAAACGGCGAAAAAGCTGACTGAAATGGAGCAGGAAGAAAAGATGCAGAACCTGCCTTCGGATGAAAAGAAAGCGCGGATGATGCGAGTGTCAGCGGAATTATTAAAAGACATCAAAGAAGGAAAGATCCGCCACATGATTGTGAAAGAGGATCAGGCAGGATACAAAGAAAAGGACATTTTGACACTGCTTGCATTCCGTGATGGAAGATCAACAGGTGAACAGATGCGTGTATGCATCACATGCGCCGACGATGCACAGACATCCAGTGCGATCATTGAAGGATATGCTGTCATCGGGATTATGGATGTCTACGATGCGGAAGCATTGGGGCTGATTGACTTGGAGGATGAAGACTGATGGCAGATAAAAACAAATTTGTAAAACCGGAATTAAAGAAATACAGCGCGAAGAAGCTGTTGACACAGGATAGATTGATGAATGCCATGATCGGTATCAGAGAAATTCAGACAAAGCTATGGGAAACGATGCCGGATGATCAGTACGAAAAGCTGGAACCGGAATTTGACACAGCGATCGCTGCAATGATGGCGCATATGTGCGGGGTGATGCCTGCACACGCGCAGCCGGATCAGGAAAACAGTCAAGATATCCTGATGCCTGCAACATAGGAAAGGAGAACGACATGGAAAAGAAATTCAATGAAGAAGTGTACAGAAACGGATCAGAAGTTGTTTGCGACGCCTGCGGATCTGTAATTAAACACATAAATGTGAAAGCAAGGATCATCGCAAGACAGGCGGAAGGATTTAACGTGACAGAACAGTATTTTGCCTGCCAGGAATGCGGGAAGAAATACACAGTGCTGATTGTAGATCATGAAATGCAGTTCTTGATTCAGAAGCGGCAGCAGGTGGAACGACAGATCAAACTGCATAGACAGATCCGAAGTCGGGCGCAGACGATCCAGCGTCTGGTCACAAAGATTGAAAAGATCAAGAAGCAGCAGGAAGAAAGAATGATTATGCTGAAGGAACAATACAAGGAGGAAATCGGATCATGATGCAGATGAACATCGAAAGAATGATAAATGCAACAGGATCGTTGCTGATCTGGCTTGTGATGATACTGGCAGCAGTGATTCTTGCAGGTCTGATCATAATTGCAGCAAAGGCAATCAGTCAGGGTATTAAAGATATGGACAGGAAAGGAGAAAGGAAAGATGCAGATAACAACACTTCCGAAAGATGATGTAAAAAGAGGAGAAATCTATTATATAAGCCGGGGAGGATACAACACAGGAAGCGAACAGCAGGCAGACAGACCGGGCGTGATCGTCAGTAATGATAAAAATAATAAAAATAGTCAGACATTGGAAGTTGTATATTTGACAACGCAGCCGAAGAATGAACTTCCGACACATTGCACGATTCGATCAACAGGGCGCGTCAGCACTGTTTTGTGTGAACAGATCCACACAGTCGCTGTGGAACACATTGGGAAATACATCGGAGTGTGTACAGCGCAGGAGATGCAGAACATCGACATAGGGCTGATGATCTCGATCGGTTTAGGCGATGGGGGGGCGACAAAGGACAAAACAGTTGTCGCTGATCAGAAAGAAGAGAAAAAAGCAGAGGAGAAAAAGACGGAAACGAAAGTCCAGATGGAAACAAACGAAGAACTGATCAAGGCAAGGACGGAAAGAGATATATTCAAGAAGCTGTATGAACAGATGACCGAAAGGCTGTTAGAAAGGCGAGAATGAGCAAAACACAGATTGTACTTGCGACAGGGGAAGTATACGACGTTGAAGACAAAGGAGAAAGAAGAATACTAATTCCGGTGGGATGCATAAAGCAGGAGGAAGAAAAGCATGAACAAAGTGATTTTAATGGGACGTTTAACACGGGATCCGCAGGTGAGATACACACAGGGGCAGGATTCAATGGCGATTGCAAGGTTTACACTTGCGGTCGATAGAAGAGGAAGAAAACAGGAAGGTCAGCAAGATGTTGACTTTCCTTCTTGCGTTGCTTTTGGGAAAAGTGCGGAATTTGTGGAAAAGTATGTGCATCAGGGAACGAAGATTGTATTGACTGGGCGGATCCAGACGGGAAGCTACACAAATAAAGACAATATCAAAGTATACACGACGGAAGTGATCGCGGAAGACATTGAATTCGCAGAAAGCAAAGCGGCAGCAGAGGGATCCGGCGGAGCAGGAGGACATCAAAAACCGGAGCAGACGGAAAACGATGGATTTATGAATATACCGGAAGGCATCGACGAAGAATTGCCTTTCAATTAGGCAAAAAGGAAGGATGTGACGATATGGGGCTGAAAGAAGCGTTTAGAAAAGTGGGACAGGTGATCGAAGAAACAAAAATGAAGATC contains the following coding sequences:
- a CDS encoding ParB/RepB/Spo0J family partition protein — encoded protein: MAAGWSVMDALNKNSKAAAEEKPKARFRTRDISIRKIYSNDRNFYSMPGIEQLAQEILAVGLMENMTVAYAPCERGEYKIIAGERRWRALNLLLEKGYEDFETVTCQIKSAAEENEEMVQLIIANAYRDKTIVDMLEEEKRLKESLQYMKDNGLTLQGYKLDSGRLRDVIASIMNTTGTKIAQIESINKHLIPEFSAELKEGRLTFSAAYEISGMAEDKQMELLEKYKEGGLSLKEVKQAKKEIEEAAEKAEIPGQMNLPEDPEEWEQEEAEEEQEEEWQQAHPESITSLCYSCQRYSECNVKTGTCQDCDRYVDKAEAEKTPEQRYDEEQAAIDRKTAKKLTEMEQEEKMQNLPSDEKKARMMRVSAELLKDIKEGKIRHMIVKEDQAGYKEKDILTLLAFRDGRSTGEQMRVCITCADDAQTSSAIIEGYAVIGIMDVYDAEALGLIDLEDED
- a CDS encoding type II toxin-antitoxin system PemK/MazF family toxin, whose amino-acid sequence is MQITTLPKDDVKRGEIYYISRGGYNTGSEQQADRPGVIVSNDKNNKNSQTLEVVYLTTQPKNELPTHCTIRSTGRVSTVLCEQIHTVAVEHIGKYIGVCTAQEMQNIDIGLMISIGLGDGGATKDKTVVADQKEEKKAEEKKTETKVQMETNEELIKARTERDIFKKLYEQMTERLLERRE
- a CDS encoding single-stranded DNA-binding protein — protein: MNKVILMGRLTRDPQVRYTQGQDSMAIARFTLAVDRRGRKQEGQQDVDFPSCVAFGKSAEFVEKYVHQGTKIVLTGRIQTGSYTNKDNIKVYTTEVIAEDIEFAESKAAAEGSGGAGGHQKPEQTENDGFMNIPEGIDEELPFN